A DNA window from Stutzerimonas stutzeri contains the following coding sequences:
- a CDS encoding SDR family oxidoreductase, with amino-acid sequence MRLRLKPLNEQVIVITGASSGIGLATARMAVAAGARVALVSRNEEALSEIEQQLGAGERVMHVTADVGERDQLQQAADQIIERFGGFDTWINNAGASVWGRLSEVSDEDHQRVMQTNFWGTFYGSSIAAAHLRERGGSIINLGSLESVVALPFHASYSASKHAVKALTDVLRLELERDGLPVSVTLVRPVATDTPFMDHSKNELESAPNFPPPVYAPEVVAQAILHAAEHPQRDVYIGNGKLLSRIEQNVPRLADWLRRRFIAPTIISGQPDDNRQGQLHEADSSQGGAGHAHGAYPGMVLQHSLYTRASQHPVATTAALALGALTVFSLLRRR; translated from the coding sequence ATGAGACTTCGCCTCAAACCCCTGAACGAACAAGTCATCGTCATCACCGGCGCCTCCAGCGGCATTGGCCTGGCCACCGCGCGCATGGCGGTCGCCGCCGGCGCCCGTGTGGCGCTGGTATCACGAAACGAAGAGGCACTGAGCGAGATCGAGCAACAGCTCGGCGCCGGCGAGCGAGTCATGCACGTGACCGCCGATGTCGGTGAGCGCGACCAGCTGCAGCAGGCCGCCGACCAGATAATCGAGCGCTTCGGCGGCTTCGACACCTGGATCAACAATGCCGGCGCCTCAGTCTGGGGACGGCTCAGCGAGGTCAGCGATGAAGATCATCAGCGAGTCATGCAGACCAACTTCTGGGGCACCTTCTACGGCTCTAGTATCGCGGCGGCGCATCTGCGCGAACGCGGCGGCTCGATCATCAATCTCGGCAGCCTGGAATCCGTGGTCGCCTTGCCGTTCCACGCCAGCTACAGCGCCAGCAAGCACGCCGTGAAGGCGCTGACCGACGTGCTGCGCCTGGAACTGGAACGCGATGGCCTCCCAGTTTCGGTGACCCTGGTGCGCCCAGTGGCCACCGATACACCGTTCATGGATCACTCGAAAAACGAACTGGAGAGTGCGCCAAATTTCCCGCCGCCGGTGTATGCACCGGAGGTCGTGGCGCAGGCCATTCTGCACGCCGCCGAGCACCCGCAGCGCGACGTCTACATCGGCAACGGCAAGCTGCTCAGCCGTATCGAACAGAACGTGCCGCGCCTGGCCGACTGGCTGCGCCGCCGCTTCATCGCCCCGACGATCATCAGCGGCCAGCCGGACGATAACCGCCAGGGCCAGCTGCACGAAGCCGATAGCAGCCAGGGCGGCGCCGGGCATGCCCATGGCGCTTATCCGGGGATGGTGCTGCAGCACAGCCTGTACACCCGCGCCTCACAGCACCCGGTCGCCACTACCGCGGCCCTGGCGCTGGGCGCGCTGACAGTGTTCAGCCTGCTGCGCCGACGCTAG
- a CDS encoding Na+/H+ antiporter subunit E — MTQAAWCRGATDALFWSLIYAALWAVFAAGQGWLLGVPTVALAVALSLSLGLRPLAMRLGALPAFLGFFLKHMLLGGWDVARRALQPHCPLQPAWHPYPLASQSPRVRLLLSALVGLLPGTLASRIEGDEMRVHVLDERLPWQATVADLERHLERLLGTGASR, encoded by the coding sequence ATGACTCAGGCCGCATGGTGTCGCGGAGCTACCGACGCGCTTTTCTGGTCGCTGATCTATGCCGCGCTTTGGGCCGTATTCGCCGCTGGCCAAGGCTGGTTGCTGGGCGTGCCGACGGTTGCGCTGGCCGTCGCCCTGAGCCTGTCGCTTGGCTTGCGCCCGCTGGCCATGCGCCTGGGTGCGCTGCCGGCGTTCCTCGGTTTTTTTCTCAAGCACATGCTGCTCGGCGGCTGGGATGTCGCGCGACGTGCCCTGCAACCGCATTGCCCGCTGCAGCCGGCGTGGCATCCGTATCCACTCGCCAGCCAGTCGCCGCGGGTGCGTCTGCTGCTGTCGGCTTTGGTCGGCCTGCTGCCTGGCACGCTGGCTTCGCGCATCGAAGGGGATGAGATGCGCGTACACGTGCTGGATGAGCGGCTGCCCTGGCAGGCGACTGTCGCCGATCTCGAACGGCACCTGGAGCGTCTGCTCGGCACCGGGGCTTCGCGCTGA
- a CDS encoding polyamine ABC transporter substrate-binding protein, whose product MTNKKNPSAPSHIRSFVLMAISLLFPSTSLHAAQTLTLLTWEEYLSEAVIERWQAKTGVEIKQIYFDSGDRRDEILAKPDHQIDIALTERISSARFGARGLLEPLDQAVLPGLRHVSERWRESCGPHSVPYLWGTLGIAYRSDRLDSPPSSWADLLKPVRADQPHIIMMEDHEDILASPLILLQHSINTSNNDELKAAFELLVAQSEAVLTYEYVITSLRSQRYLDKADMALAYSGDQQVLNQVEGVDGEPWRYVVPEEGTLLWVDCLSVATSSKNKALAYRFLDFLNQPDIAALNAADLGVATPNGAARALLPEDVRQDSTIYPPEELLTRSQVYENRPMEATQTRRRIISALINAHDAR is encoded by the coding sequence ATGACCAACAAGAAAAACCCGTCGGCTCCTTCGCATATTCGCAGCTTCGTTCTGATGGCGATCAGCCTGCTGTTTCCGTCTACCTCCCTGCATGCAGCCCAGACGCTGACGTTGCTGACCTGGGAGGAGTATCTCAGCGAAGCGGTGATCGAACGTTGGCAGGCAAAAACCGGCGTCGAAATCAAACAGATCTATTTCGATAGCGGCGACAGACGCGACGAAATCCTCGCCAAACCCGATCACCAGATCGATATCGCGCTCACCGAGCGGATCAGCTCAGCGCGCTTCGGCGCCCGTGGACTCCTGGAGCCGCTGGACCAGGCCGTGCTACCGGGCCTGCGCCACGTATCGGAGCGCTGGCGCGAAAGCTGCGGCCCCCACAGCGTGCCGTACCTCTGGGGAACGCTGGGCATTGCCTATCGCAGCGACCGCCTCGACAGCCCCCCTAGCTCCTGGGCCGACCTGCTGAAGCCGGTCAGAGCCGACCAGCCACATATCATCATGATGGAGGACCACGAGGACATTCTCGCCAGCCCCTTGATCCTCCTGCAGCACTCGATCAACACCTCGAACAATGACGAGCTAAAAGCCGCGTTCGAGCTGCTCGTGGCCCAGTCCGAGGCGGTACTGACCTACGAGTACGTGATTACCTCGCTGCGCAGCCAGCGCTATCTCGACAAGGCCGACATGGCCCTGGCCTACAGCGGTGATCAGCAGGTGCTGAACCAGGTCGAAGGGGTCGATGGCGAGCCCTGGCGCTACGTGGTACCCGAGGAAGGCACGTTGCTGTGGGTCGATTGCCTGTCCGTGGCGACCTCGAGCAAGAACAAGGCGTTGGCCTATCGCTTCCTGGACTTTCTCAACCAGCCGGATATCGCCGCGCTCAACGCCGCCGACCTGGGGGTCGCAACACCGAACGGCGCGGCCCGGGCACTGCTGCCCGAAGACGTCCGCCAGGACTCGACCATCTACCCGCCCGAAGAACTGCTGACCAGGAGCCAGGTCTATGAGAACCGGCCAATGGAAGCCACGCAGACACGCCGACGCATCATCAGCGCACTGATCAACGCCCATGACGCTAGGTAA
- a CDS encoding carbon starvation CstA family protein produces the protein MSAIALLLVGLGAMGLGYVFYSKFIAERIYRLDPNYRTPAHTMRDGVDYVPTNKFVLWGHHFTSVAGAAPIVGPAIAVIWGWGPAFAWVVFGTIFFAGVHDLGALWASARSRGQSVGMLSGRLIGARGRSLFLVVIFLVLLMVNGAFAAVISNLLVSTPTSVIPVWGAIIVALVIGQMIYRYNVKLLWPSLGGVIVLYALILLGNQYPVALPDEIMGLSAKSMWILLLFVYAAIASLLPVWVLLQPRDYINGLQLFVGLGLLYMAVLFGAPDLVAPAFNQELPADTPSIVPLLFVTIACGAISGFHGLVASGTTSKQLDKETDARFVGYFGAMGEGMLSLAAIICCTAGFATLTDWQQVYTAFGTGGVTAFVQGGGTLLANGLGLPAELGGTILAVMAILFAGTTMDTGLRLQRFVIQEAGELAGMKVNTLIGTLLAVGVCMALAFGAGSDGTGGMVIWPLFGTTNQLLAGLTLAVITVILIKLGRSPLYTLVPLVFLLAMSIYALLVQMGQFYRAENWLLLGMDVIILIAALWVTLEAVIAMRKGRDPAEQAFETQP, from the coding sequence ATGAGTGCAATTGCGTTGTTGCTGGTAGGCCTGGGCGCCATGGGCCTGGGTTACGTCTTCTACTCCAAGTTCATCGCCGAACGGATCTACCGTCTCGATCCCAACTACCGCACACCGGCGCACACCATGCGCGACGGCGTGGATTACGTGCCCACCAACAAGTTCGTGCTCTGGGGTCACCACTTCACCTCCGTGGCTGGCGCAGCGCCCATCGTCGGCCCGGCCATCGCGGTGATCTGGGGCTGGGGGCCAGCCTTCGCCTGGGTCGTCTTCGGCACCATCTTCTTTGCCGGGGTACACGATCTGGGCGCGCTCTGGGCCAGCGCCCGCAGCCGCGGCCAATCGGTCGGCATGCTCAGTGGCCGGCTGATCGGTGCACGCGGCCGCAGCCTGTTCCTGGTGGTGATCTTCCTCGTGCTGCTGATGGTCAACGGCGCCTTTGCCGCGGTGATCTCCAACCTGCTGGTATCCACACCGACGTCAGTGATTCCGGTGTGGGGCGCGATCATCGTGGCACTGGTGATCGGCCAGATGATCTACCGCTACAACGTAAAACTGCTGTGGCCATCGCTCGGCGGGGTAATCGTGCTCTACGCGCTGATCCTGCTGGGCAATCAGTACCCGGTCGCGCTGCCAGACGAGATCATGGGCCTGTCGGCCAAGTCGATGTGGATCCTGCTGCTGTTCGTTTACGCCGCCATCGCCTCGCTGCTACCGGTGTGGGTACTGCTGCAGCCGCGCGATTACATCAATGGTTTGCAGCTGTTCGTCGGCCTCGGCCTGCTCTACATGGCGGTGCTGTTCGGCGCGCCGGATCTGGTGGCGCCGGCGTTCAACCAGGAACTGCCAGCCGACACCCCGAGCATCGTGCCGCTGCTGTTCGTCACCATCGCCTGTGGCGCGATCTCCGGCTTCCACGGCCTGGTCGCCTCCGGCACCACGTCCAAGCAGCTGGACAAGGAGACCGACGCCCGCTTCGTCGGCTATTTCGGTGCGATGGGCGAAGGCATGCTGTCGCTGGCGGCGATCATCTGCTGCACCGCCGGCTTCGCCACCCTGACCGACTGGCAACAGGTGTACACCGCCTTCGGCACGGGCGGTGTCACTGCCTTCGTGCAGGGCGGCGGTACGCTGCTGGCCAACGGCCTGGGCCTGCCGGCCGAGCTGGGCGGGACCATCCTCGCGGTGATGGCGATTCTCTTCGCCGGCACCACCATGGACACCGGCCTGCGCCTGCAACGCTTCGTCATCCAGGAAGCCGGCGAGCTGGCCGGAATGAAGGTCAACACCCTGATCGGCACACTGCTCGCCGTCGGCGTTTGCATGGCGCTGGCTTTCGGCGCGGGCTCGGACGGCACCGGCGGCATGGTCATCTGGCCGCTGTTCGGCACCACCAACCAGCTGCTGGCCGGCCTGACCCTGGCGGTGATCACCGTCATCCTGATCAAGCTCGGCCGCTCGCCGCTGTACACGCTGGTGCCACTGGTGTTCCTGCTGGCGATGTCGATCTACGCGCTGCTGGTGCAGATGGGCCAGTTCTACCGCGCCGAAAACTGGCTGCTGCTGGGCATGGACGTGATCATCCTGATCGCCGCGCTGTGGGTGACACTGGAGGCGGTAATCGCCATGCGTAAAGGTCGCGACCCGGCCGAGCAGGCCTTCGAGACGCAGCCGTGA
- a CDS encoding dienelactone hydrolase family protein, producing MSLATTDVRFTLGKARLHGELYVPVGATGLVVFVHGSGSTRHSPRNQSVARCFNEMGLATLLFDLLTRHEQPIDEITRQVRFDIPLLSQRLSGVVDQLSADERLRDLRIGLFGGSTGAAAALTTAASRPADIAAVVSRGGRVDLADLSLARVKAASLLLVGSRDLEVLELNRAAASRLQCVHQLVVVPGASHLFEEHGTLEEVARLAGDWFLRHLA from the coding sequence ATGAGCCTTGCGACGACAGATGTGCGTTTCACCCTTGGCAAGGCGCGTTTGCATGGCGAGCTGTACGTGCCGGTCGGCGCCACTGGCCTGGTGGTATTCGTTCACGGCAGCGGCAGCACTCGGCACAGCCCGCGCAACCAGAGCGTGGCGCGCTGTTTCAACGAGATGGGCCTGGCGACCTTGCTGTTCGATCTGCTCACCAGGCACGAGCAGCCCATCGATGAAATTACCCGTCAGGTGCGCTTCGACATCCCGTTGCTGAGTCAGCGGCTGAGCGGTGTGGTCGATCAGCTGAGTGCCGACGAACGCCTCCGCGATCTGCGTATCGGCCTGTTCGGCGGTAGCACTGGCGCGGCAGCGGCATTGACTACCGCGGCCTCGCGTCCGGCGGATATCGCCGCGGTGGTGTCGCGTGGCGGGCGAGTCGACCTCGCAGATCTCTCGCTGGCGCGGGTCAAGGCGGCGTCACTGCTGCTCGTCGGCAGCCGCGACCTGGAGGTGCTGGAACTCAACCGTGCGGCGGCTTCGCGTTTGCAGTGCGTGCACCAATTGGTGGTCGTGCCGGGCGCCAGCCACCTGTTCGAAGAACACGGCACGCTGGAAGAGGTTGCGCGACTGGCTGGCGACTGGTTCCTGCGTCACCTGGCCTAG
- a CDS encoding monovalent cation/H+ antiporter complex subunit F codes for MALFSALLLLTLIIGLWRVLRGPGRVDRLLAVQLFGTTGAALLLVMAQWQDAPGLRDAALVLALLAAMISAALVQLLRRSRHE; via the coding sequence ATGGCACTGTTCTCGGCGCTGTTGTTGCTGACCCTGATCATCGGTCTGTGGCGCGTGCTGCGTGGGCCGGGCAGGGTTGATCGGCTGCTCGCCGTGCAGCTGTTCGGCACCACCGGTGCTGCACTGCTGCTGGTCATGGCGCAGTGGCAGGACGCGCCGGGCTTGCGCGATGCGGCGCTGGTATTGGCGCTGCTGGCGGCGATGATCAGCGCCGCCCTGGTCCAGCTGTTGCGGCGCAGTCGCCATGAATGA
- a CDS encoding Na(+)/H(+) antiporter subunit B, which yields MSEWLLDGVLGLLLLGLAGGALHVRQLYAGVLLFIAFGLVLALVWARLGAADLALAEAAIGAGLTGVLLFAALARQPQAGSEPRLSRRRRLAAVLVVLPLLMLLLPQLAPLAELQPTVPAQIDAALAQSGVEHPVTAVLLNFRAWDTLLELAVLLLALLGARQLGPLQPQLSEPWPLLRAWGRTLAPLLVLAGGYVLWRGAASPGGAFQAGALLAAGIVLLRLAGALPALHWSFWPLRLLVLIGLLLFLGVAAACAWFGDGWLQYPAGWAKPLILLIEAAATLSIAASLSLLVIGDEAEAQS from the coding sequence ATGAGTGAGTGGCTGCTCGATGGCGTGCTCGGCCTGTTGCTGCTCGGCTTGGCTGGCGGTGCGCTGCACGTGCGCCAGCTGTATGCCGGCGTGCTGCTGTTCATTGCCTTCGGCCTGGTGTTGGCGCTGGTCTGGGCGCGGTTGGGGGCTGCCGACCTGGCACTGGCCGAGGCGGCCATCGGGGCCGGCCTGACCGGCGTGTTGCTGTTCGCCGCGCTGGCGCGGCAACCGCAGGCCGGCAGCGAACCGCGGCTTTCGCGGCGACGCCGACTGGCCGCGGTGCTGGTGGTGTTGCCGTTGCTGATGTTGCTGTTGCCGCAACTGGCTCCGCTGGCCGAGCTGCAACCGACGGTGCCGGCGCAGATCGACGCCGCTCTGGCGCAAAGCGGCGTCGAGCACCCGGTAACGGCGGTGCTGCTCAATTTCCGCGCCTGGGACACGCTGCTGGAACTGGCGGTGCTGCTGCTGGCGCTGCTCGGCGCCCGTCAGCTCGGGCCGTTGCAGCCACAGCTGAGCGAGCCCTGGCCGCTGTTGCGTGCCTGGGGCCGCACGCTGGCGCCGCTGCTGGTACTGGCCGGCGGCTATGTGCTCTGGCGTGGCGCCGCCTCACCGGGCGGCGCCTTTCAGGCCGGCGCATTGCTGGCAGCAGGCATCGTTCTGCTGCGCCTGGCGGGTGCGCTACCGGCCTTGCACTGGAGCTTCTGGCCGCTGCGCCTGCTGGTGCTGATCGGCCTGCTGCTGTTCCTCGGCGTGGCCGCTGCCTGTGCCTGGTTCGGTGATGGCTGGCTGCAGTATCCGGCCGGCTGGGCCAAGCCGCTGATCCTGCTCATCGAGGCGGCGGCCACGCTGTCCATCGCCGCCAGCCTGAGTCTGCTGGTGATTGGCGACGAAGCGGAGGCGCAATCATGA
- a CDS encoding phosphoribosyltransferase, protein MTLTIPFPDRAQAGAALAERLAQEVDWTDALVLALPRGGVPVAFEVAQRLRLALDILVVRKLGVPGNRELAMGAIASGGVRVMNEDILQYIQISKAEIDGTLAQETHELQRRELAYRGERPWPLIDGRKVILVDDGLATGATMRAAVQAVHQLGAGAVTVAVPVAAPDSIAQLERLADRVVCLHVPHDLYAIGRWYENFDQTADRQVVALLQRAWSEGVPPA, encoded by the coding sequence ATGACCCTGACGATCCCTTTCCCTGATCGAGCGCAGGCAGGCGCGGCGCTTGCCGAGCGGCTGGCGCAGGAAGTCGACTGGACGGATGCACTGGTACTGGCGCTGCCCCGTGGCGGTGTTCCGGTGGCGTTCGAAGTGGCGCAGCGTCTGCGGCTGGCGCTGGACATACTGGTGGTGCGTAAGCTCGGCGTGCCAGGCAATCGCGAACTGGCCATGGGCGCTATTGCCAGCGGCGGCGTACGCGTGATGAACGAGGATATCTTGCAATACATTCAAATCTCCAAGGCCGAGATCGACGGCACCCTCGCCCAGGAAACCCACGAATTGCAGCGTCGCGAGTTGGCTTATCGAGGCGAGCGTCCGTGGCCGCTGATCGATGGGCGCAAGGTGATTCTGGTGGATGACGGGCTCGCCACTGGCGCGACCATGCGTGCTGCGGTGCAGGCCGTGCATCAGCTGGGGGCCGGGGCTGTTACCGTCGCGGTGCCAGTGGCGGCGCCGGATAGCATCGCGCAGCTGGAACGTCTGGCTGACCGCGTCGTCTGTCTGCATGTGCCTCACGACTTGTATGCCATTGGTCGCTGGTACGAGAATTTCGACCAGACGGCGGACCGGCAGGTGGTCGCGCTGTTGCAGCGCGCCTGGAGCGAAGGAGTACCGCCGGCATGA
- a CDS encoding cation:proton antiporter, with the protein MNELLNIFSWLLLAGGLLFFAAGSIGLLRFPDTLSRLHALTKADTLGLGLVVAGLSLRAGSLLEVAQMLLIWLLVLASGATACQLLARQSEEEGGDE; encoded by the coding sequence ATGAATGAGCTGCTGAACATCTTCAGCTGGCTACTGCTGGCTGGCGGCCTGCTGTTCTTCGCCGCCGGCAGCATCGGCCTGCTGCGTTTTCCCGACACCCTCAGCCGCTTGCACGCGCTGACCAAGGCCGACACCCTCGGCCTCGGCCTGGTGGTCGCCGGGCTTTCGCTGCGCGCCGGCAGCCTGTTGGAAGTGGCACAGATGCTGTTGATCTGGCTGCTGGTACTGGCTTCCGGCGCCACCGCCTGCCAGCTGCTGGCACGGCAGTCCGAAGAGGAGGGCGGCGATGAGTGA
- a CDS encoding complex I subunit 5 family protein has protein sequence MNAALFSLLLPLAGALLLILLRPARSGRWVIALSLGALVAAIMALQVVLDHGERNLLIGGWETGLAIRFRLTPLAALLLVFTAGLHLLVALYAARIPHAAGKEDYWPLSCLLHAALAALWLSADLFNLYVTLELLSLVAVALVSLAGRKAWKPALNYLLLSLAGSLAYLLGVALIYGRYGVLDLAMLAQLTEADGVTHLALLLMTLGLMLKAALWPLHLWLPPAHAAAPTAVSALLSALVVKGPLYILWLIWSEIAPEAFGRDAGLLFGAAGVLALLAGGWSALRAPRLKTLVAYSTVAQLGYALLALGLLLHLNEPRLHAALWLFVLAHGLAKVSMFLAAGELQSILGSKRVTGMRGASQNVPIALAAFAVAGGSLVGLPPSGGFLAKWLLLQPLFEQPQHWPWAVGVLLGTLMSAAYVFRVVAHGFDRARPNPPSIHPDRLAQWLALLPALLVWGLALISEPLLLWLGGLGR, from the coding sequence ATGAACGCCGCGCTGTTCAGTCTGCTTTTGCCCCTGGCCGGCGCCTTGCTGTTGATCCTGCTGCGCCCGGCGCGCAGCGGCCGCTGGGTGATCGCGCTGAGCCTGGGCGCGCTGGTGGCGGCGATCATGGCGCTGCAGGTGGTGCTCGACCATGGTGAGCGCAACCTGCTTATCGGAGGCTGGGAGACGGGGTTGGCGATCCGCTTCCGGCTGACGCCGCTGGCCGCGCTGTTGCTGGTGTTCACCGCCGGGCTGCACCTGCTGGTGGCGCTATACGCGGCGCGCATCCCTCATGCTGCCGGCAAGGAAGATTACTGGCCGCTGTCCTGCCTGCTGCATGCGGCCCTGGCTGCGTTGTGGCTGTCGGCGGACCTGTTCAACCTCTACGTCACGCTGGAGTTGCTCAGCCTGGTCGCGGTGGCGCTGGTGTCGCTGGCCGGACGCAAGGCCTGGAAGCCGGCGCTGAATTATCTGCTGCTGTCGTTGGCCGGCTCGCTGGCCTATCTGCTGGGCGTGGCTTTGATCTACGGACGCTATGGCGTGCTCGATCTGGCCATGCTGGCGCAACTGACCGAAGCCGATGGCGTGACCCATCTGGCGCTGCTGTTGATGACCCTCGGGTTGATGCTCAAGGCCGCGCTGTGGCCGCTGCACCTGTGGCTGCCGCCGGCCCACGCCGCCGCGCCGACTGCGGTCAGCGCGCTGCTTTCGGCGCTGGTGGTCAAGGGGCCGCTGTACATCCTCTGGCTGATCTGGAGCGAGATCGCGCCGGAGGCCTTCGGTCGCGATGCCGGCCTGCTGTTCGGCGCCGCCGGTGTACTGGCGCTGCTCGCTGGCGGCTGGTCGGCGCTGCGTGCGCCGCGGCTGAAGACGCTGGTGGCCTATTCCACCGTGGCTCAACTCGGTTACGCGCTGCTGGCGCTGGGGCTGCTGCTGCACCTGAATGAACCACGCCTGCACGCGGCCTTGTGGCTGTTCGTGCTGGCCCACGGGCTGGCCAAGGTCTCGATGTTTCTCGCAGCGGGTGAGCTGCAAAGCATTCTTGGCAGCAAGCGCGTGACCGGCATGCGCGGTGCCAGTCAGAACGTGCCGATCGCCCTGGCGGCATTCGCCGTGGCCGGTGGCAGCCTGGTCGGCCTGCCACCCAGCGGTGGTTTCCTGGCCAAGTGGCTGCTGTTGCAGCCGTTGTTCGAGCAGCCGCAGCACTGGCCCTGGGCCGTGGGCGTTCTGCTCGGCACGCTGATGTCTGCTGCCTATGTGTTCCGCGTCGTCGCGCACGGTTTCGACCGGGCGCGACCGAACCCGCCGAGCATTCATCCCGACCGCCTGGCGCAATGGCTGGCCCTGCTGCCGGCGCTGCTGGTCTGGGGCTTGGCGTTGATCAGCGAACCGCTGCTGCTCTGGCTGGGAGGGCTCGGACGATGA
- a CDS encoding cory-CC-star protein encodes MSEPLSILGKVSAGLREFYVAPYRRTFARAQRDEDDLFMLLVFSETLGVPNPAAWYTLELMPALYERFHDWHRRMGMERSPLEHIGCC; translated from the coding sequence GTGAGCGAGCCGCTGAGCATCCTCGGCAAGGTCTCGGCGGGGCTGCGCGAGTTCTACGTTGCGCCCTATCGCCGGACCTTCGCTCGCGCCCAGCGCGACGAGGACGACCTGTTCATGCTGCTGGTGTTCTCCGAAACCCTGGGCGTGCCCAACCCGGCCGCCTGGTACACCCTGGAGCTGATGCCAGCGCTCTACGAACGTTTCCACGATTGGCACCGGCGCATGGGCATGGAGCGCTCGCCGCTGGAGCACATCGGATGCTGCTGA
- a CDS encoding ArsA family ATPase — translation MLLALAEQRRVLFFGGKGGVGKTTVAAATALAQARAGRRVLLISTDPAHNLGHLWDRPVGPQKVRLAAGLDGMELDPELTVRQHLDEVGAALRKLMPAHLAGEVDKHMALSRDAPGMHEAALLERIAETVDQGLAEYDLLIFDTAPSGHTARLMALPEMMAAWTEGLLRRQERGSRFAQVLKNLGQDDRGFGESILGHGGEAKEQDRDNRIRNILDRRRERFNRLREVLGDADRCAFVIVLAAERLPVLETIELHAQLQRAGTPVGALVVNKRSPADAGAFLAERHAQEALHLATLREALTDLPLLELPLLPSDVVGEAALHAFARHLTDRSGTARHIE, via the coding sequence ATGTTGCTAGCGCTGGCCGAACAGCGCCGCGTGTTGTTCTTCGGCGGCAAGGGCGGTGTCGGCAAGACCACCGTTGCCGCTGCGACTGCGCTGGCCCAGGCGCGGGCAGGCCGGCGGGTACTGCTGATTTCCACTGATCCGGCGCACAACCTGGGTCATCTATGGGATCGCCCGGTCGGTCCGCAGAAGGTGCGGCTGGCAGCAGGACTCGACGGCATGGAACTCGACCCCGAGCTGACGGTGCGCCAGCACCTCGACGAGGTCGGCGCCGCCTTGCGCAAGCTGATGCCAGCGCACCTGGCCGGCGAGGTCGACAAACACATGGCGCTGTCGCGCGATGCGCCGGGCATGCACGAAGCTGCGCTGCTCGAACGCATCGCCGAGACGGTTGATCAGGGCCTGGCCGAGTACGATCTGCTGATATTCGACACCGCGCCGTCCGGGCATACCGCACGGCTGATGGCCCTGCCGGAAATGATGGCGGCCTGGACCGAAGGCCTGCTGCGCCGCCAGGAGCGCGGGTCGCGCTTTGCCCAGGTGCTGAAAAACCTTGGCCAGGATGATCGCGGTTTCGGCGAATCCATCCTCGGTCACGGCGGGGAAGCCAAAGAGCAGGACCGCGACAACCGCATTCGCAACATCCTCGACCGCCGCCGCGAACGCTTCAATCGTCTGCGCGAAGTGCTCGGCGACGCCGATCGGTGCGCCTTCGTCATCGTTCTCGCCGCCGAACGTCTGCCAGTGCTGGAAACCATCGAGCTACATGCGCAACTGCAGCGCGCCGGCACGCCGGTCGGCGCACTGGTGGTCAACAAGCGCTCGCCCGCGGATGCCGGAGCCTTTCTCGCCGAGCGGCACGCTCAGGAAGCACTGCACCTGGCCACGCTGCGCGAGGCGCTCACTGATCTGCCGTTATTGGAGCTGCCCTTGCTGCCGAGCGATGTGGTCGGGGAAGCCGCGCTGCACGCGTTTGCCCGCCACCTGACAGACCGCTCCGGGACCGCCCGTCACATCGAGTGA
- a CDS encoding NADH-quinone oxidoreductase subunit K, which produces MSATLFWIGMGLALWLLGLHGLLTLRHALRRIIAINLMGSGVFLVMIALAARHDPSDPLLVALVVTGLVVAVSATALALRLSSALASSMEQKR; this is translated from the coding sequence ATGAGTGCCACGCTGTTCTGGATCGGCATGGGGCTCGCCCTCTGGCTGCTCGGCCTGCACGGGCTGCTGACACTGCGGCATGCGCTGCGGCGCATCATTGCCATCAACCTGATGGGCAGCGGCGTGTTCCTGGTGATGATCGCCCTGGCGGCGCGCCACGACCCGAGCGATCCGCTGCTGGTGGCGCTGGTGGTCACCGGTCTGGTGGTGGCGGTGAGTGCGACCGCCCTGGCATTGCGCCTGAGCAGCGCACTGGCTTCATCGATGGAGCAAAAGCGATGA